From Selenomonas sp. AB3002, one genomic window encodes:
- a CDS encoding PAS domain-containing hybrid sensor histidine kinase/response regulator gives MAMEWENMAALPVPIFIYSYEEDEGRQCLKVSKGLCDFLRLEEEAACHYLSQSLDLVTHPEDTQRIRQATQRALDNGEEQWRLSFRMLRPDGTYAWVICHTVQVNLPEGGRLFYSSLMDVAQEHEQNERRRAEQKHMNLLLDKILETTQIGIFWKDKDRRFLGANKAFLEYYGFPSESVIIGKTDEDMGWHEEDGPYKNDELWVLETGHSTHRVRGKCLSHGEMRDIVASKSPLIENGEIVGLVGSFEDVTEEYRQQQKIVELNDRLLASLKRTEMANRAKTAFLSNVSHDMRTPLNGILGFARLAAASNNMEKVQNYLQKILKSAELLQSLIDDTLELSRISAGKLRLEPEIVEAENMFDALLTTISSMAENKGLHFETKGSLAEMGTVKVDALKLNKVFLNLLSNAVKFTHVGGTVTFAAECLPERQGGRRKCRVSIKDTGIGMEDSFLPKMFEPFVQEHRLPVQGTGLGLAIAKQLVDMLGGSINVSSRVGEGTEFKVEFYMEQVMAPVPGRGNEVIPKDFFEGRRVLLCEDNALNQELAKTLLEDEGMAVILAENGQIGIEIFNDSDLGSIDAILMDIRMPVMDGLQAAKLIRAMPRKDSRAVPILALTANAFREDAEKSKAAGMNSHLTKPLEPEKLLHDLAHYMEAYDEARTGWPELDKR, from the coding sequence ATGGCAATGGAATGGGAGAACATGGCGGCATTGCCGGTGCCGATATTCATTTATTCATATGAGGAGGACGAGGGCAGACAGTGCCTGAAGGTTTCCAAGGGGCTTTGTGATTTCCTCAGGCTGGAGGAAGAGGCAGCTTGCCATTATTTGTCTCAGTCGCTGGATTTGGTGACACACCCTGAGGATACCCAGCGGATCAGACAGGCTACCCAAAGGGCTTTGGATAATGGGGAAGAGCAGTGGCGACTGAGTTTCCGTATGCTTCGACCTGATGGCACTTATGCTTGGGTTATCTGTCATACTGTGCAGGTGAATCTGCCAGAAGGAGGCAGGCTTTTTTACAGCAGTCTCATGGATGTGGCCCAGGAACATGAGCAGAATGAGCGGCGCCGGGCAGAGCAGAAACACATGAACCTGCTTTTGGACAAGATACTGGAGACTACCCAGATCGGCATTTTCTGGAAGGATAAGGACCGCAGGTTCCTGGGGGCGAATAAGGCGTTTCTGGAGTATTACGGTTTTCCCAGTGAGTCCGTCATCATAGGCAAAACCGATGAGGATATGGGTTGGCATGAGGAGGACGGTCCCTACAAGAATGATGAGCTTTGGGTGCTGGAGACAGGCCATTCAACTCACAGGGTACGCGGCAAATGCCTGAGCCACGGGGAAATGCGTGATATCGTTGCCAGCAAGAGCCCCCTGATTGAAAATGGAGAGATCGTGGGGCTGGTGGGCAGCTTTGAGGATGTCACCGAGGAGTACCGCCAGCAGCAGAAGATCGTGGAACTGAATGACAGGCTGCTGGCCTCCCTCAAGCGCACGGAAATGGCAAACCGGGCCAAGACAGCCTTTCTTTCCAATGTGAGCCATGATATGCGCACGCCTCTGAACGGCATCCTGGGCTTTGCCCGGCTGGCGGCGGCTTCCAACAATATGGAGAAGGTGCAGAATTACCTGCAGAAGATACTCAAGTCTGCGGAGCTGCTCCAAAGCCTGATTGATGATACTTTGGAGCTTTCCAGGATTTCCGCTGGCAAGCTGCGGCTGGAACCGGAAATCGTCGAGGCAGAGAACATGTTCGATGCCTTGCTCACCACCATCAGCTCCATGGCGGAAAATAAAGGGTTGCATTTTGAGACGAAGGGAAGCCTGGCTGAGATGGGGACGGTGAAAGTGGATGCCCTGAAGCTCAACAAGGTTTTCCTGAATCTCCTTTCCAATGCAGTCAAGTTCACCCATGTGGGAGGGACGGTGACTTTTGCTGCCGAATGCCTGCCTGAAAGGCAGGGGGGGCGGCGGAAGTGCCGTGTCAGCATCAAGGATACGGGCATAGGCATGGAGGATTCTTTCCTGCCCAAGATGTTCGAGCCTTTTGTCCAGGAGCACAGGCTGCCTGTGCAGGGGACGGGACTGGGGCTGGCTATTGCCAAGCAGCTGGTGGATATGCTGGGGGGCAGCATAAACGTGTCCAGCAGGGTAGGCGAGGGCACGGAGTTCAAGGTGGAGTTCTATATGGAGCAGGTGATGGCTCCTGTGCCGGGCAGAGGGAACGAGGTCATTCCCAAAGACTTCTTTGAGGGGCGGCGGGTGCTGCTCTGTGAGGATAATGCTCTCAATCAGGAACTGGCCAAGACCTTGCTGGAGGATGAGGGCATGGCGGTGATCTTGGCAGAGAATGGGCAGATCGGTATAGAGATTTTCAATGATTCGGATCTGGGCAGCATAGATGCTATCCTGATGGATATCCGCATGCCGGTGATGGATGGGCTGCAGGCTGCCAAGCTCATACGTGCCATGCCCCGCAAGGACAGCAGGGCAGTGCCCATCCTGGCTCTGACCGCCAATGCCTTCAGGGAGGATGCGGAGAAGTCCAAGGCAGCCGGCATGAACAGCCATCTGACCAAGCCCCTGGAGCCGGAAAAGCTCCTGCATGACCTGGCTCACTATATGGAAGCTTATGACGAGGCCAGGACGGGCTGGCCGGAACTTGATAAAAGGTAG